One Paralichthys olivaceus isolate ysfri-2021 chromosome 8, ASM2471397v2, whole genome shotgun sequence genomic region harbors:
- the LOC109640170 gene encoding protein phosphatase 1 regulatory subunit 29-like, which yields MTSRLGVSSLLPFLLLPALLFLHLPSVVKGDCWLIEGDKGYVWLAICSQNQPPYETIPQHINSTVHDLRLNENKLKAVLFNSMYRFTNLTDLNLTKNDISYIEDGAFAGQANLQVLQLGYNKLTNLTEGMLRGLGRMQCLFLQHNLIEVISTNAFWECPSLSSLDLSSNKLARLDPSTFTVLNRLMVCELAGNPFHCGCELYSFLSWLEAFNNVTHTYDRLQCESPPEMNGYPLLSPVPGHGRSALYKLVSKCHEGATGMTSQIPEQDGSGMGLDNPDQGLYHQPTTSSTADPTYNHQISMKLQTVSLYAASLMVQIPRPYSKMYILSQYNVTFVADVMPLKKKKELITVDKLKPHSNYTFCVASMSKSQHYNHTCLSFTTRAMGPEDQRTNPSTTTHYIMTILGCLFGMVIVLGFVYYCLRRRRIQEEKEKAISVKKTILEMRYGPEAAAAVTNDPGAMQRLQEQAHHQHHHSGGAGGKLPQSASSSTGMLHGSANTSSSRLSTLPQVEKMATAFSEAMGGKGNYMDVRTAGVAGEGREGGVSVGGVGVGGEVVVDVRGGAENGTEVGEDSDDDGHGSASEISTIAKEVDKVNQIINNCIDALKLDASANIVTTADNANSVSSSQPPASIASLPRNLLPLSPGHLGDQIMASSPKVHPKSHPQQHSQPHPQPHPLPHPLPHPLPHPQVHAQQHPQQHSQPHPQLHPQPHPPSMAPVPLVMPLSERPGISGGGFLSPPYRDPPPANAVRPLQRQLSADTAVVKNRCGAPSAVSVKSTRVYSVDIPEQRSDPPKYPTEKSSPVGCVGGGGNGGGGGVGGCNGNGMGNINGGGVSVNGGGMGCNNGGGGGVVVPGQQQHHLEVQPDYHSSEHRHSFPALYYEGGNDSPSPTQKASFLKPLGRTKRDATATYSQLSPSRHHNYNSGYSSSPEYSSESTLRIWERFRPYKKSPREEASYIAAGHALRKKVQFAKDEDLHDILDYWKGVSAQQKL from the exons ATGACCAGCAGACTCGGTGTGTCCTCCCTACTTCCCTTCCTGCTGCTCCCTGCTCTGTTGTTCCTCCACCTGCCCAGCGTGGTGAAAGGCGACTGCTGGCTGATTGAGGGGGATAAAGGCTATGTCTGGCTGGCTATCTGCAGTCAGAACCAGCCTCCATATGAGACCATCCCTCAACACATTAACAGCACG GTTCATGACCTGAGGCTGAATGAGAACAAACTTAAGGCTGTGCTCTTCAACTCCATGTATCGCTTCACAAACCTCACTGACCTCAATCTGACCAAGAATGACATCAGCTACATCGAGGACGGAGCCTTTGCTGGACAGGCCAACCTACAG GTTCTCCAGCTGGGCTACAACAAGCTTACAAACCTAACTGAGGGCATGTTGAGAGGTCTGGGTCGAATGCAGTGCCTCTTCTTGCAACACAACCTCATTGAGGTCATTTCCACCAATGCCTTCTGGGAGTGCCCCAGCCTCAGCAGCCTGGACTTATCCTCCAATAAGTTGGCACGTCTTGACCCGTCTACCTTCACCGTACTTAACCGGCTGATGGTGTGTGAACTGGCAGGAAACCCGTTCCACTGTGGCTGTGAACTCTACAGCTTTCTCTCCTGGCTGGAGGCATTTAACAATGTTACCCACACCTACGACCGCCTCCAGTGCGAAAGCCCTCCAGAAATGAATGGATATCCACTTCTGAGCCCAGTGCCCGGACACGGAAGAAGTGCCCTCTACAAGCTGGTATCCAAGTGTCATGAAGGCGCGACAGGGATGACCTCTCAGATACCAGAACAAGATGGTTCAGGGATGGGTTTGGACAACCCAGACCAAGGACTTTACCACCAGCCAACCACCTCATCCACTGCTGACCCAACCTACAACCATCAGATTTCTATGAAGCTTCAAACTGTCTCCCTCTATGCAGCTTCACTAATGGTGCAAATCCCACGACCATACAGTAAGATGTACATACTCTCCCAGTACAACGTCACTTTCGTTGCAGACGTCATGCCcctgaaaaagaagaaggagctAATCACTGTGGACAAACTGAAACCACACAGCAACTACACATTTTGTGTAGCTTCTATGAGCAAATCTCAGCACTACAACCACACCTGTCTGTCCTTTACTACACGAGCTATGGGACCAGAGGACCAGCGTACCAATCCATCTACCACCACCCACTACATCATGACCATCCTGGGATGTCTTTTTGGCATGGTCATTGTCCTTGGATTTGTCTATTACTGTCTCAGACGACGACGCAtccaggaagagaaggagaaagctATAAGTGTGAAGAAAACTATTTTGGAGATGAG GTATGGTCCagaggcagctgcagcagtgaccAATGACCCAGGTGCCATGCAGCGTCTCCAGGAGCAGGCTCACCACCAGCACCATCATTCAGGAGGGGCAGGAGGCAAGCTGCCTCAGTCTGCCTCTTCTAGCACGGGCATGCTGCACGGCTCAGCCAACACCAGCTCTTCACGCCTCTCCACCTTGCCACAGGTGGAAAAAATGGCCACTGCCTTCTCTGAGGCAATGGGCGGCAAGGGAAACTACATGGATGTGAGGACTGCGGGAGTGGCAGGGgaaggcagggagggaggggtgtcAGTTGGAGGAGTAGGCGTGGGAGGGGAAGTAGTTGTGGATGTGCGAGGTGGGGCTGAGAATGGGACAGAGGTTGGGGAGGACTCTGACGACGATGGCCATGGCTCAGCATCAGAGATTTCAACCATCGCCAAGGAGGTAGACAAGGTGAACCAGATCATCAACAACTGCATCGATGCCCTGAAGCTGGATGCCTCTGCCAACATTGTGACAACAGCTGACAATGCTaactctgtgtcctcctcccaGCCTCCAGCTTCTATTGCGTCCCTCCCCCGCAACCTCTTGCCCCTCTCTCCAGGTCACCTTGGAGATCAGATCATGGCCTCCTCACCAAAGGTGCATCCAAAGTCTCACCCCCAGCAACATTCTCAGCCTCATCCTCAGCCTCACCCTCTGCCTCACCCTCTGCCTCACCCTTTGCCTCACCCTCAGGTCCATGCTCAGCAACATCCTCAGCAACATTCTCAGCCACATCCTCAGTTGCATCCACAGCCTCATCCACCTTCTATGGCCCCAGTACCCCTGGTCATGCCCCTGTCTGAGCGCCCGGGTATCAGTGGAGGGggtttcctctcccctccttaCCGTGATCCACCCCCAGCCAATGCAGTGCGGCCCCTTCAGAGGCAACTGAGTGCTGACACCGCTGTGGTGAAGAATCGCTGTGGTGCCCCTTCTGCAGTATCTGTGAAGAGCACCAGGGTTTACAGTGTGGATATTCCTGAGCAGCGTAGTGATCCTCCAAAGTACCCAACAGAAAAGAGCAGTCCTGTGGGCTGTGTTGGAGGAGGTGgaaatggaggaggtggaggagttggGGGCTGCAATGGGAATGGGATGGGAAACATAAATGGTGGTGGGGTGAGTGTGAATGGGGGGGGAATGGGGTGTAATAAcgggggtggaggtggggttGTTGTCCctggacagcagcagcaccacttGGAGGTTCAGCCAGACTACCACAGTTCTGAGCACCGCCACTCCTTTCCCGCACTCTACTATGAGGGCGGCAACGACTCACCCTCACCTACCCAAAAGGCTTCATTTCTCAAGCCACTGGGGCGCACTAAGAGGGATGCCACAGCCACCTACTCCCAGCTCTCACCCTCTCGTCACCACAACTACAACTCTGGATACTCCTCTAGTCCCGAGTATTCATCTGAGAGCACACTGCGGATCTGGGAGCGATTCCGGCCTTACAAGAAAAGCCCCAGAGAGGAGGCATCCTATATAGCGGCAGGCCATGCTCTGCGTAAGAAGGTGCAATTTGCAAAGGACGAGGACCTTCATGATATTTTGGACTATTGGAAGGGCGTTTCTGCCCAGCAGAAGCTGTGA